From the genome of Ignavibacteriales bacterium, one region includes:
- a CDS encoding NADH-quinone oxidoreductase subunit NuoF codes for MKRIKVGLGTCGISAGGELIYNKFKDEIDLKNLDVELSETGCMGMCYKEVLVEIIDNGNSALYSNVTTDRVERIVNEHLINNNPVNEWIIKSKDISKEDAFLKNQKRIVLRNCGVIDPTSIDKYIKYDGYKAVQAVLKDHSREEVIELIIKSGLRGRGGAGFSTGQKWKFAYQEMSDKKYLICNADEGDPGAFMDRSVLEGDPHSVLEGMMIAAYSIGSDEGFIYCRAEYPLAIKRLRNAIRQCEEKNYLGKNIFGSNFSFKIKIKEGAGAFVCGEETALMSSIEGKRGVPRIRPPFPAHKGLWGKPTNINNVETFANVPWIINNGWQEYASLGTEKSKGTKVFALAGKIKRSGLAEVPMGMKINQIVFDLGGGIKNDKKFKAVQMGGPSGGCIPASMGDLKIDYDEITSTGAIMGSGGLIVLDETTCMVDLARYFLNFTQNESCGKCTFCRIGTKRMLEILERITDGNGKEGDIELLQDLAFKIQNSSLCGLGQTAPNPVLTTIKYFRDEYETHIHDKKCPAHNCAALIEYSIDPEKCKGCLLCIKACTSNAITGSKKTVHFINQELCVKCGRCFDVCNLDAVIKN; via the coding sequence ATGAAGCGAATTAAAGTTGGATTAGGTACTTGCGGTATATCCGCTGGTGGGGAATTGATCTATAATAAATTTAAAGATGAAATAGATTTGAAAAATCTAGACGTTGAACTTTCAGAAACCGGCTGTATGGGGATGTGCTATAAAGAAGTGCTCGTTGAAATTATTGATAACGGAAATAGCGCACTCTATTCAAACGTTACAACCGACCGAGTTGAAAGAATTGTAAATGAACACTTGATTAATAACAATCCCGTGAATGAATGGATAATAAAGAGTAAAGATATTTCCAAAGAAGATGCGTTTCTAAAAAATCAAAAAAGAATTGTATTAAGAAATTGCGGAGTAATCGACCCGACTTCAATTGATAAATATATAAAATATGATGGTTACAAAGCAGTTCAAGCAGTTCTCAAAGATCATTCCCGTGAAGAAGTTATTGAGTTGATAATTAAATCGGGCTTGCGTGGTCGTGGCGGTGCCGGATTTTCAACCGGACAGAAGTGGAAATTTGCCTATCAAGAAATGAGCGACAAAAAATATCTTATCTGCAATGCGGATGAAGGCGATCCGGGCGCATTTATGGACCGGAGTGTTTTGGAAGGTGATCCTCATTCGGTTCTTGAAGGGATGATGATTGCCGCTTATTCGATTGGCTCGGATGAAGGGTTCATCTATTGCCGTGCAGAATATCCTCTCGCAATTAAAAGATTGAGAAATGCAATTAGGCAGTGTGAAGAAAAAAATTATCTAGGTAAAAATATTTTCGGATCGAACTTCAGCTTTAAAATAAAAATCAAAGAAGGTGCCGGCGCATTTGTGTGCGGGGAAGAAACAGCTTTGATGTCATCAATCGAAGGGAAGAGAGGAGTGCCGAGAATTCGTCCTCCATTCCCGGCTCATAAAGGATTGTGGGGCAAACCAACCAACATTAACAATGTAGAAACCTTTGCTAACGTTCCATGGATAATTAATAACGGCTGGCAAGAATATGCTTCGCTTGGAACTGAAAAAAGTAAAGGAACAAAAGTTTTTGCTCTTGCCGGAAAAATTAAAAGAAGTGGTCTGGCAGAAGTCCCTATGGGAATGAAAATAAACCAGATTGTTTTTGATCTGGGCGGCGGAATTAAGAATGATAAAAAATTTAAAGCAGTTCAAATGGGCGGACCTTCCGGCGGTTGTATTCCTGCAAGCATGGGAGATCTTAAAATTGATTATGATGAAATCACCAGCACCGGTGCTATAATGGGTTCAGGCGGTTTAATTGTTTTGGATGAAACAACATGCATGGTTGATCTTGCAAGATATTTTTTAAACTTCACTCAGAATGAATCGTGCGGCAAATGCACTTTCTGCAGAATTGGTACAAAAAGAATGCTCGAAATACTTGAACGGATTACTGATGGAAATGGAAAAGAAGGCGATATAGAATTATTACAAGACTTGGCTTTTAAAATTCAGAATAGCAGTCTTTGCGGATTGGGACAGACAGCACCGAATCCGGTATTAACAACTATTAAATATTTTAGAGATGAGTACGAAACGCACATTCATGATAAAAAATGCCCGGCTCATAATTGTGCTGCTTTGATTGAGTATAGTATTGATCCGGAAAAATGTAAAGGATGTTTGCTTTGCATTAAAGCATGTACATCCAACGCCATAACCGGAAGTAAAAAAACTGTTCATTTTATAAATCAAGAATTGTGTGTTAAATGCGGTCGTTGTTTTGACGTCTGCAATTTAGATGCTGTAATTAAGAACTAA
- a CDS encoding response regulator has product MSKRILLIDDEPSLRRSISIGLNQRGVDVELCENGISALNKIDLYQKNEVNLDTIVLDIQLPDIDGIKLGKIIKAKYPNTSMIYITGYADKLEETEIDDLKVDAFLEKPFDADELMVEINKILDKQPKQPVQSQTAKEEKRTAAAYMLLKIDEKADFFEIYKKLYAMENVLYCDATRGDIDIFLLVQAGTIEECKEIFEKEVKIIDGLKDAEFLPIDVPVLNENITDIINSAGISLSTEIPNSGAVRDSKHSVCSYVLAEVERERIQEVYPILKLTENIVYCDFINGRYNLVMMVSGSQFSQIDKFIENKLINLNGIIKIKKYPIINIYEM; this is encoded by the coding sequence ATGTCAAAGAGAATTTTATTAATTGATGATGAGCCATCCTTAAGAAGATCTATTTCAATCGGTTTAAATCAAAGAGGTGTTGATGTTGAACTTTGCGAGAATGGAATAAGTGCATTGAACAAGATTGATCTCTATCAGAAAAATGAAGTTAATCTTGATACAATCGTTCTGGATATACAATTGCCGGATATTGACGGAATAAAGCTCGGTAAGATCATAAAAGCAAAATATCCTAATACTTCGATGATCTACATTACCGGTTATGCCGACAAATTAGAGGAAACTGAAATTGACGATTTGAAAGTAGATGCATTTCTGGAAAAACCATTCGATGCAGACGAGTTGATGGTGGAGATAAACAAAATTTTAGATAAGCAGCCGAAACAACCCGTTCAAAGCCAAACAGCAAAAGAAGAAAAAAGAACTGCCGCAGCATATATGCTATTAAAGATTGATGAGAAAGCTGATTTTTTTGAAATATATAAAAAGTTATATGCTATGGAAAATGTTTTGTATTGCGATGCAACACGCGGCGATATTGATATTTTTCTTCTAGTGCAAGCAGGCACAATAGAAGAATGCAAAGAAATTTTTGAGAAAGAAGTTAAAATAATTGATGGATTAAAAGATGCAGAGTTTTTACCGATCGATGTACCTGTGTTAAATGAAAATATTACTGATATTATAAACTCTGCCGGAATTTCACTCTCAACAGAAATTCCAAATTCCGGTGCTGTGAGAGATTCAAAACATTCTGTTTGTTCTTATGTTCTTGCTGAAGTAGAAAGAGAAAGAATTCAGGAAGTCTATCCGATCTTAAAACTGACCGAGAATATTGTCTATTGTGATTTTATCAACGGCAGGTATAACTTAGTTATGATGGTAAGCGGATCACAATTTAGTCAAATCGATAAATTTATTGAGAATAAATTAATCAACCTAAACGGGATTATAAAAATAAAGAAGTATCCTATCATAAATATTTATGAGATGTAA
- a CDS encoding molybdopterin-dependent oxidoreductase, with translation MEKIKVTINGREILSDPDKTILEAIHENNLDTIPTLCHDKRTEHFTSCFLCVVEVNGSNKLVPSCSTIIREGMKIVSNNEKVRNSRKTALELLFSNHYADCLGPCKQSCPAGVDAQAYIALTSMGKYKEAIKLVKENNPLPLSIGRVCVRDCENACRRNLVDEPVACNYLKRYIADVDKTEMWIPDLKPRNKKKIAVIGGGPAGLTCAYYLTLEGYSPTIFEKLPELGGMLRYGIPEYRLPKKILDEEINWILNLGVSKKTGLELGKDFSVNSLFNDSYESIFIGVGAHKAATMGLKDEDVTEGIFKGIDFLREVEKGNKPKLFGTVIIVGGGNTAIDASRTALRCGADKVKIVYRRSIKEMPASQEEIEAAEKEGIEILFLTNPKTIISENKKLKGIECLKQKLESKKAGERPSPVAIEGSEYIIDCDFIIGAIGQKVDTSFIDLDKNCALEKWGTVTINQETFETTIPGVFAGGDVVTGPLTAISSIAQGKKAAQSIMSYLETGKAKVSKGKFVSFKNRFGELSEREFAHIKKIAREKLTELNVTDRIRTFDEVESGISESQSFNECGRCLECGCSEYYDCTLRKYGEEYDLDISNYIGETKKYLVDNRHPFISLDPNKCINCGKCVRTCSEILEVSALGFVYRGFKSMVKPAMEKPLLESNCIACGNCIDSCPTGAISEKFPFKILGTLPKLNYETICSFCSVGCNINFKKINDGIFYVSNSTESILETHNKGYLCIKGKFGHRFLMDKNRVNASIIRREGLVHEVKTEEAIIYTEKRVRDIMDKYGRDSVAIFASPKLSNEELYLLQKFARVGLRNNNIVSFSNLFQEKELDALDDSFGLTISSAKMDDLKSADVIIVINSNLSEENLVMELKIKEAQKKGALLIVINSSEIKLTRHADLWIDTTKGTNTLLLDALMKISIDNNCVDHEFINMKTQLYTEFKEKLFGLNIDDALKTINIDNEKIIRLFEMVKNPESNLIVIYNIDSAREKSVHDLKAVANYMLLTGRIKKQNNGIILLRDDCNSAGLMDMGVSPKYLPGYVKYSEVDQIEKIRNKWGRNLIPIFKEVDLEKKLKHGEIKAALIFGEDPLAEERYRKYFSNIEFLLVSDSFNTRTTLEADVVLPALTHIEKEGTYTRCDHTLQKANKIINRNHEYSNWEIIELLAGCFSKGFNHHSVSDIFEEIKNVNRYYRQLEIGKSWIDNFSSDDLLEKKYAFSIYDSDLTTFDPVKQVIHFQENYYISNVKLLLV, from the coding sequence ATGGAAAAAATAAAAGTCACAATTAATGGAAGAGAAATTCTTAGTGATCCGGATAAAACAATTTTAGAAGCAATTCATGAAAACAATTTAGATACAATCCCCACATTATGTCACGATAAACGGACCGAACATTTTACATCATGTTTTCTTTGTGTTGTGGAAGTTAACGGATCAAACAAGCTGGTTCCTTCATGTTCTACAATTATTCGTGAAGGAATGAAGATTGTATCCAACAATGAAAAAGTAAGGAACTCTCGTAAGACTGCATTAGAACTTTTATTTTCTAATCATTATGCAGATTGTCTCGGACCTTGCAAACAAAGTTGTCCCGCCGGAGTAGATGCACAAGCATACATAGCGCTAACATCAATGGGTAAGTATAAGGAAGCAATTAAATTGGTAAAAGAAAACAACCCTTTGCCTCTATCTATTGGGAGGGTTTGTGTTAGAGATTGCGAAAATGCCTGTAGAAGAAATCTTGTAGATGAACCGGTAGCCTGCAATTATTTGAAACGGTACATAGCCGATGTTGATAAGACTGAAATGTGGATTCCCGATTTAAAACCGAGGAACAAGAAAAAAATAGCTGTTATTGGCGGAGGACCAGCCGGCTTAACATGCGCATATTATCTAACATTAGAAGGATACTCGCCAACTATATTTGAAAAACTTCCTGAACTTGGCGGAATGCTTAGATATGGAATTCCGGAATATCGTTTGCCAAAAAAAATATTAGACGAGGAAATCAATTGGATACTCAACCTTGGAGTATCAAAAAAAACCGGCCTAGAATTGGGCAAAGATTTTTCAGTTAACTCTCTCTTTAATGATAGTTATGAATCGATCTTTATTGGAGTAGGTGCTCATAAAGCAGCAACAATGGGATTAAAAGATGAAGATGTTACAGAAGGGATTTTTAAAGGAATCGATTTTTTACGAGAAGTTGAAAAAGGTAATAAGCCTAAATTATTTGGAACCGTAATAATAGTTGGCGGCGGTAATACCGCAATTGATGCCTCCAGAACAGCATTGAGATGCGGTGCAGATAAAGTAAAGATTGTCTATAGAAGAAGCATCAAAGAAATGCCCGCAAGTCAAGAGGAAATTGAAGCAGCGGAGAAAGAGGGAATTGAAATTCTCTTCTTAACAAATCCGAAAACAATTATCTCCGAAAACAAAAAGCTCAAAGGCATCGAATGCTTGAAACAAAAACTTGAATCTAAAAAAGCGGGGGAAAGACCTTCGCCTGTTGCGATCGAGGGATCGGAATATATTATTGATTGTGATTTTATAATTGGTGCCATCGGACAGAAAGTAGATACTTCTTTCATTGATCTTGATAAAAATTGTGCATTAGAAAAATGGGGAACAGTAACAATTAACCAGGAAACATTCGAAACAACAATTCCCGGTGTGTTTGCCGGCGGTGATGTTGTAACAGGACCATTAACAGCTATCAGTTCTATTGCACAAGGAAAAAAAGCTGCACAATCAATAATGAGTTATTTAGAAACAGGAAAAGCAAAAGTATCGAAAGGTAAATTCGTTAGCTTCAAAAATCGGTTCGGCGAACTATCCGAAAGAGAATTTGCTCATATAAAAAAAATAGCTAGAGAAAAACTTACCGAACTTAATGTAACTGATCGAATAAGAACTTTTGATGAAGTCGAATCCGGTATTTCGGAATCACAGTCATTCAACGAATGCGGGCGTTGTTTGGAATGCGGCTGTTCGGAATATTACGACTGCACATTAAGAAAATACGGGGAAGAATATGATCTCGATATTTCTAATTATATCGGCGAGACAAAAAAATATTTAGTTGATAACCGCCATCCGTTTATCTCTTTGGACCCGAACAAATGCATCAATTGCGGTAAATGTGTGAGAACTTGTTCTGAAATATTAGAAGTATCGGCACTTGGATTTGTATACCGTGGATTCAAATCTATGGTTAAACCGGCAATGGAGAAACCTCTTTTAGAATCAAATTGTATCGCATGCGGAAATTGTATCGACTCCTGTCCAACAGGCGCAATAAGCGAAAAATTCCCGTTCAAAATCCTTGGAACACTTCCGAAACTAAATTATGAAACCATCTGCAGTTTCTGCTCGGTCGGCTGTAATATAAATTTCAAAAAAATAAATGATGGAATATTTTATGTTTCCAACTCTACCGAGTCGATTCTGGAGACACATAATAAAGGGTATCTATGCATTAAAGGTAAATTTGGTCACCGTTTCTTAATGGATAAAAATAGAGTGAACGCTTCAATCATCCGGCGAGAAGGACTTGTACATGAAGTAAAAACCGAAGAAGCAATAATTTATACCGAGAAACGTGTCAGAGATATAATGGATAAATACGGGAGGGACTCGGTTGCTATTTTTGCATCTCCTAAACTTTCTAACGAAGAATTATACTTGCTTCAAAAATTTGCTCGTGTTGGTTTGAGAAATAATAATATTGTCAGTTTCTCCAATTTATTTCAAGAGAAAGAGCTGGATGCGCTTGACGATTCTTTCGGATTAACAATCTCTTCAGCTAAGATGGATGATCTAAAATCGGCTGATGTGATAATTGTGATCAATTCCAATTTATCCGAAGAAAATTTAGTTATGGAATTGAAAATAAAAGAAGCTCAAAAAAAGGGAGCTTTGTTAATTGTAATAAATTCGTCGGAAATTAAATTGACCCGCCACGCAGATCTTTGGATCGATACTACAAAAGGTACGAATACACTTCTTCTTGATGCTCTAATGAAAATTTCTATCGATAATAATTGTGTCGATCATGAATTCATAAATATGAAAACACAACTTTATACTGAGTTTAAGGAAAAACTTTTTGGTCTGAACATAGATGATGCACTTAAGACGATTAACATAGATAACGAAAAAATCATTCGGTTATTCGAAATGGTTAAAAATCCGGAATCGAATCTCATAGTCATTTACAATATTGATTCTGCGCGTGAAAAGTCGGTCCACGATCTTAAAGCCGTGGCTAATTACATGTTGTTAACCGGAAGAATAAAAAAGCAAAACAACGGCATAATTCTTCTGCGTGATGATTGCAATTCGGCTGGACTTATGGATATGGGTGTCTCGCCAAAATATTTACCAGGGTATGTTAAATATTCGGAAGTTGATCAGATAGAAAAAATTAGAAATAAATGGGGAAGAAATTTAATTCCAATATTTAAAGAAGTTGATCTTGAGAAAAAACTGAAACATGGTGAAATAAAAGCTGCTTTGATCTTTGGTGAAGATCCGCTTGCCGAGGAGCGCTATCGAAAGTATTTCAGCAATATTGAATTTTTGTTGGTAAGTGATTCGTTTAATACCAGAACCACTCTTGAAGCCGATGTTGTTCTTCCCGCACTAACACACATTGAAAAAGAGGGAACGTACACTCGCTGCGATCATACTTTACAAAAAGCAAACAAAATAATTAATCGCAATCATGAATATTCAAACTGGGAAATAATTGAACTTCTTGCTGGATGTTTCTCCAAAGGGTTTAACCATCACTCGGTTTCGGATATTTTTGAAGAAATTAAAAATGTTAACAGATATTATAGACAGCTCGAGATTGGAAAATCATGGATTGATAATTTTTCATCAGACGATCTTTTAGAAAAAAAATATGCGTTTTCAATTTATGATTCAGACCTGACAACCTTTGATCCGGTAAAACAAGTAATTCATTTCCAGGAAAACTATTACATTAGTAATGTAAAATTGCTGTTGGTTTAG
- the tsaA gene encoding tRNA (N6-threonylcarbamoyladenosine(37)-N6)-methyltransferase TrmO has protein sequence MNQKIIIEPIGYLHSELIYRYETPRQGVLAGGKISFIELNPNCNFEQAVKDLDGFERLWILYQFHLNNNWKPLVNPPRHTRKKVGVFASRAPYRPNQIGMSCVKLEKVDGLKIFISESDILDGSPVIDIKPYLPYSDSFPLAATGWVKNGIENIYEVYYQPQAVVQCNWLKEIANINLIDFARLQLEFNPTDSTRKRISEAENGRYILAYRTWRIIYTVDEIAMTVTIREIRTGYDKEELLDIDHDKYHDKPLHQKFENQFHK, from the coding sequence ATGAATCAAAAAATAATCATCGAACCGATTGGCTATCTGCATTCTGAACTTATCTACCGTTATGAAACTCCTCGTCAAGGTGTTTTAGCCGGCGGAAAAATTTCTTTTATCGAGCTGAATCCCAATTGTAATTTTGAGCAAGCAGTAAAGGATTTAGATGGTTTTGAACGGCTCTGGATTTTGTACCAATTTCATTTAAATAATAACTGGAAACCATTAGTTAATCCGCCTAGACATACTAGAAAAAAAGTCGGAGTATTTGCATCGCGAGCGCCTTATAGACCGAATCAAATAGGAATGAGCTGTGTTAAATTAGAAAAGGTAGATGGTTTAAAAATATTTATTTCGGAATCTGACATTCTTGATGGAAGTCCGGTAATTGACATCAAACCGTATCTTCCTTATTCAGATTCATTTCCCCTTGCGGCAACTGGCTGGGTAAAAAATGGAATTGAAAATATTTACGAAGTTTATTATCAACCGCAAGCCGTTGTACAATGCAATTGGTTAAAAGAAATTGCTAATATTAATCTTATTGATTTTGCACGTCTTCAATTAGAATTTAATCCAACAGATTCAACTAGAAAAAGAATTTCTGAGGCGGAAAACGGTCGTTATATTTTAGCTTACCGGACATGGAGAATAATTTATACTGTTGATGAAATTGCAATGACCGTTACAATCAGAGAAATTAGAACTGGATATGACAAGGAAGAACTTCTAGATATAGATCATGATAAATATCATGATAAACCGCTTCATCAAAAATTCGAAAATCAATTTCATAAATAA
- a CDS encoding mannanase: MIKIIFGSLLGILFLFEGCASMIINEPKYIQVSGNQFTLGDKPYYFVGTNLWYGCYIGSPGVTGDRERLNRELDRLHELGINNLRVLAASEDTYIKKSLQPTIQPMPGEYNEELLEGLDYLLSEMGKREMHAVIFLNNYWEWSGGFSAYNKWFGDGKIVDPYDPNQSWGEFMNYCAEFYRNEKANDQYKKFIFKIVTRENKYSGKYYYEDPTIMAWQLANEPRPGVGDEALPYVDYYYKWIDETAMYIHSIDQNHLVSSGSEGVIGSLQNEEIFLKAHQSKNIDYLTFHLWAKNWGWYDPNKSDETYPTAEKNAMEYINQHIELARKLKKPITMEEFGLGRDSESYIAGDPSTIRDKYFEKIFGTVYDSAKAGAPIAGLNFWAWGGEGRAKNVDFVWKAGDPFVGDPPHEPQGVYSIYDTDSTTIKIISDFADRMNKLNEKINK; the protein is encoded by the coding sequence ATGATAAAAATAATTTTTGGCTCACTACTCGGCATATTGTTTTTATTTGAAGGATGTGCTTCAATGATTATAAACGAACCTAAATATATCCAGGTGAGCGGAAATCAATTTACTCTTGGCGATAAACCGTATTACTTTGTCGGCACAAATTTATGGTATGGATGTTACATAGGATCTCCTGGCGTTACCGGTGATAGAGAAAGGTTAAACCGTGAACTCGACCGGCTTCATGAATTAGGAATAAATAATTTAAGAGTGCTTGCCGCTTCCGAAGACACGTATATTAAAAAATCATTACAGCCTACAATACAGCCAATGCCAGGTGAATATAATGAAGAACTTCTGGAAGGATTGGATTACTTGCTTTCAGAAATGGGCAAACGTGAAATGCATGCCGTTATATTCTTGAACAATTATTGGGAATGGTCGGGAGGTTTTTCAGCTTATAATAAATGGTTCGGTGATGGAAAAATTGTTGATCCATATGATCCGAATCAGAGTTGGGGAGAATTCATGAATTACTGTGCGGAATTTTACCGGAATGAAAAAGCAAACGATCAATACAAAAAATTCATTTTCAAAATAGTTACTAGGGAAAACAAATATTCCGGGAAATATTATTATGAAGATCCCACAATAATGGCATGGCAGCTTGCAAACGAACCGCGTCCCGGAGTTGGTGATGAAGCGTTACCATATGTTGATTACTATTATAAATGGATTGATGAAACTGCCATGTACATTCATTCCATTGATCAAAATCATTTAGTCTCTTCAGGGAGTGAAGGAGTTATTGGAAGTCTTCAGAATGAAGAAATATTCTTGAAAGCACATCAAAGTAAAAATATTGATTATCTGACATTTCATCTGTGGGCAAAAAATTGGGGTTGGTACGACCCTAATAAATCAGATGAGACTTATCCAACAGCTGAAAAAAATGCCATGGAATATATAAATCAACATATTGAACTGGCACGTAAACTTAAAAAGCCGATAACGATGGAAGAATTTGGTCTTGGGCGTGATAGTGAATCTTACATCGCCGGTGATCCTTCAACAATACGGGACAAATATTTTGAGAAAATATTTGGAACAGTGTATGACAGCGCAAAAGCCGGTGCGCCAATTGCCGGATTAAACTTCTGGGCGTGGGGAGGAGAAGGTCGCGCTAAGAATGTTGATTTTGTCTGGAAAGCTGGAGACCCGTTTGTTGGTGATCCGCCTCATGAACCGCAAGGTGTTTATTCAATCTATGATACGGATTCAACAACGATTAAAATAATAAGTGATTTTGCGGACCGGATGAATAAACTAAATGAAAAGATTAATAAATAA
- a CDS encoding YCF48-related protein, with protein sequence MKLFLSILISSVMFYSCTSQKEIPKPKEEEKPPVVIEKKRVLSFSYEMLKSKTNSSLRGISVIDSLNAWASGSNGIYLRTTDGGKNWTEGKVKGFETLDFRDVEAFDKNTAIIMSVDAPAFFFKTIDGGKSWKRRYMNRDAKIFFDGIAFWNDKNGIAFSDPIDGKFYIVTTKDGGDTWKEIPSLYVPPALDGEGGFAASGSSIAVSGKDLAWIGAGGADRTRIFMSQDGGENWRAIYTPLKNGASSCGTFSISFKDDLYGVAVGGDYKNDKDKSLNCAISDDGGLSWQLVEKNQPNGFRSCVAWNSTYKFYLTCGTSGSDYSVDDGKTWTQINPQSFNSIGISKSDGSCFVVGDKGAIARVRVK encoded by the coding sequence ATGAAATTATTCTTATCCATTCTAATATCATCTGTTATGTTCTATTCATGTACCTCTCAAAAAGAGATTCCGAAACCAAAAGAAGAAGAAAAACCTCCTGTGGTTATTGAGAAGAAGAGAGTGCTTTCTTTCAGTTACGAGATGCTAAAGTCTAAAACTAATTCATCCTTGCGCGGAATTTCAGTAATAGATTCACTAAATGCCTGGGCAAGCGGATCAAACGGAATATACTTACGTACTACCGACGGCGGGAAAAATTGGACTGAAGGAAAAGTAAAAGGATTTGAAACTCTCGACTTCAGAGATGTAGAAGCATTTGATAAGAATACTGCAATTATTATGAGTGTAGACGCGCCTGCGTTCTTTTTCAAAACTATAGACGGCGGCAAATCCTGGAAAAGACGATATATGAATCGAGATGCAAAAATATTTTTTGATGGGATTGCATTCTGGAATGATAAAAATGGAATTGCTTTCAGCGACCCGATTGACGGCAAGTTCTATATTGTTACTACTAAGGACGGCGGAGATACATGGAAAGAAATTCCATCACTGTATGTTCCACCTGCGTTAGATGGTGAAGGCGGATTTGCTGCCAGCGGAAGTTCCATTGCCGTTTCTGGTAAAGATCTTGCGTGGATCGGAGCCGGCGGTGCAGACAGAACAAGAATATTTATGTCGCAAGACGGTGGCGAAAATTGGAGAGCTATCTATACGCCTCTTAAAAATGGAGCTTCATCGTGTGGCACTTTTTCTATCAGTTTCAAGGATGATTTATACGGCGTTGCTGTCGGAGGAGATTATAAAAATGATAAAGATAAATCTTTGAATTGCGCAATAAGCGATGATGGCGGTTTAAGCTGGCAGCTTGTTGAGAAAAATCAGCCGAATGGATTTAGGTCATGCGTCGCATGGAATTCAACTTATAAATTTTATTTAACATGCGGAACTTCCGGCAGCGATTATTCTGTTGATGATGGGAAAACATGGACGCAGATTAATCCGCAAAGTTTTAATAGCATTGGAATATCAAAAAGCGACGGAAGTTGTTTTGTTGTGGGAGACAAAGGTGCAATTGCTCGTGTAAGAGTAAAATAG
- the nuoE gene encoding NADH-quinone oxidoreductase subunit NuoE has product MSVVDTQENHSILEFKIDLINKRHQNGSLIPLLQSAQDSYGYIPEKVIYYIAELVNIPAADIYGVITFYSQFRLKPLGKNLIRICEGTACHVNGAKSILSVLQDELGITVGETTDDGIFSLQSVACLGCCSLAPVIMINNSTHGNLTTDKLKKIVKKYKSDEQYREAL; this is encoded by the coding sequence ATGTCGGTTGTAGATACTCAAGAAAATCACAGCATTCTTGAATTCAAGATTGACTTAATCAACAAGAGACATCAGAACGGCTCTCTAATTCCGCTGCTGCAATCGGCTCAGGATTCGTACGGATATATTCCGGAAAAAGTGATTTACTATATTGCAGAATTAGTCAACATCCCGGCAGCAGATATTTACGGTGTTATTACTTTCTATTCTCAGTTCAGATTAAAACCATTAGGCAAAAATCTAATCCGGATTTGTGAAGGAACAGCTTGCCATGTTAACGGTGCAAAAAGTATTCTTTCCGTATTGCAAGATGAACTTGGAATAACGGTTGGAGAAACTACCGATGATGGAATTTTTAGTCTGCAGTCGGTTGCATGTTTGGGTTGCTGCTCTTTAGCTCCGGTTATAATGATAAACAATTCAACTCACGGAAATCTTACAACAGATAAGCTCAAAAAGATTGTCAAGAAATACAAATCTGACGAACAATACAGAGAAGCGTTATGA